A genomic window from Silene latifolia isolate original U9 population chromosome Y, ASM4854445v1, whole genome shotgun sequence includes:
- the LOC141634198 gene encoding uncharacterized protein LOC141634198 isoform X2, which produces MKNKFDSMRADWYLWKFLKNGETGLGLDPASGRISASDEWWKNKIAAKPDAKKFKNKPLYPTTEDLYFQIFEGKRATEEGVVAPSMDPSSVNVVNIEGDLTEGDGEDDAYFEYTQHSSVLGSLESQEQSFYNNFLKEVSSDAQAPTSNQGLDNNFNNTQGLNNFDTEVSNMVHTQNTSATQTTRAEKRSTSCSSKIPQSSIRKTIKPTQVKR; this is translated from the exons ATGAAAAATAAATTTGATTCAATGAGAGCTGATTGGTACCTTTGGAAGTTTTTAAAAAACGGAGAGACTGGGCTTGGGTTGGATCCCGCTTCAGGAAGAATAAGTGCTTCTGATGAATGGTGGAAGAACAAAATTGCG GCTAAACCAGATGCAAAAAAGTTCAAAAACAAACCATTATATCCTACCACTGAAGATCTATATTTCCAAATTTTTGAAGGTAAACGTGCTACAGAAGAAGGTGTTGTGGCTCCAAGTATGGATCCTTCAAGCGTGAATGTAGTAAATATAGAAGGTGATCTGACTGAaggggatggtgaagatgatgctTACTTTGAGTACACTCAACATTCATCCGTCTTAGGAAGTTTAGAGAGCCAAGAACAATCGTTTTACAACAATTTTTTAAAGGAGGTTTCATCAGATGCCCAAGCACCAACCTCAAACCAAGGTTTAGATAACAACTTCAATAATACTCAAGGTTTAAACAACTTCGATACTGAGGTATCAAATATGGTGCATACTCAAAATACTAGTGCCACACAAACCACTAGGGCTGAGAAAAGAAGCACTTCATGTAGTTCTAAAATCCCTCAAAGCAGTATTAGAAAGACTATAAAACCTACTCAAGTGAAGCGTTGA
- the LOC141634198 gene encoding uncharacterized protein LOC141634198 isoform X1, producing MELGNEKKDGNFRWTDNDVTVLCEVCINYIHRNGRGQAFRWHEIHKEVQEKTGRKYQFKSMKNKFDSMRADWYLWKFLKNGETGLGLDPASGRISASDEWWKNKIAAKPDAKKFKNKPLYPTTEDLYFQIFEGKRATEEGVVAPSMDPSSVNVVNIEGDLTEGDGEDDAYFEYTQHSSVLGSLESQEQSFYNNFLKEVSSDAQAPTSNQGLDNNFNNTQGLNNFDTEVSNMVHTQNTSATQTTRAEKRSTSCSSKIPQSSIRKTIKPTQVKR from the exons ATGGAATTAGGTAATGAGAAAAAGGATGGAAACTTTAGATGGACGGATAAtgatgtgacggtcttatgtgaAGTTTGTATTAATTACATTCATAGAAATGGGCGTGGACAAGCCTTCAGGTGGCATGAGATCCACAAAGAGGTCCAAGAGAAAACTGGTCGAAAGTATCAATTTAAAAGTATGAAAAATAAATTTGATTCAATGAGAGCTGATTGGTACCTTTGGAAGTTTTTAAAAAACGGAGAGACTGGGCTTGGGTTGGATCCCGCTTCAGGAAGAATAAGTGCTTCTGATGAATGGTGGAAGAACAAAATTGCG GCTAAACCAGATGCAAAAAAGTTCAAAAACAAACCATTATATCCTACCACTGAAGATCTATATTTCCAAATTTTTGAAGGTAAACGTGCTACAGAAGAAGGTGTTGTGGCTCCAAGTATGGATCCTTCAAGCGTGAATGTAGTAAATATAGAAGGTGATCTGACTGAaggggatggtgaagatgatgctTACTTTGAGTACACTCAACATTCATCCGTCTTAGGAAGTTTAGAGAGCCAAGAACAATCGTTTTACAACAATTTTTTAAAGGAGGTTTCATCAGATGCCCAAGCACCAACCTCAAACCAAGGTTTAGATAACAACTTCAATAATACTCAAGGTTTAAACAACTTCGATACTGAGGTATCAAATATGGTGCATACTCAAAATACTAGTGCCACACAAACCACTAGGGCTGAGAAAAGAAGCACTTCATGTAGTTCTAAAATCCCTCAAAGCAGTATTAGAAAGACTATAAAACCTACTCAAGTGAAGCGTTGA